A DNA window from Christiangramia salexigens contains the following coding sequences:
- a CDS encoding acyl-CoA thioesterase, which yields MQKEYKSVEESQVVISELMLPSHSNFNGKIHGGYILSLLDQIAFACASKHSRAYCVTASVDTVDFLKPIEIGELVTMKASVNYIGRSSMVIGIRVEAENIQTGKVKHCNSSYITMVAKDDAGNSVEVPGLILKTDNQVRRFAKSIKRRKMKIKRSKEFHETDFLSDKYLHIEEEYKAKIQLDS from the coding sequence ATGCAAAAAGAATACAAATCAGTTGAAGAAAGTCAGGTTGTTATTTCTGAATTGATGCTTCCCTCCCATTCAAATTTTAATGGGAAAATTCACGGAGGCTATATATTATCCTTACTGGACCAAATCGCCTTTGCATGCGCATCCAAGCATTCCAGAGCATATTGCGTGACGGCAAGTGTGGACACGGTAGATTTCCTGAAACCCATAGAAATTGGTGAGCTTGTTACTATGAAGGCTTCGGTTAATTACATAGGCAGAAGCTCCATGGTTATTGGAATTCGAGTAGAGGCCGAAAATATTCAAACCGGCAAAGTAAAACATTGTAACTCCTCATACATCACAATGGTGGCTAAAGACGATGCTGGTAATTCTGTAGAAGTTCCCGGATTAATCCTTAAAACAGATAATCAGGTAAGGCGATTTGCCAAAAGCATTAAGCGAAGAAAAATGAAAATTAAACGCAGTAAAGAGTTTCATGAAACCGATTTTTTATCTGATAAGTATTTGCATATAGAAGAAGAGTATAAAGCTAAAATCCAGCTTGATTCTTGA
- a CDS encoding bile acid:sodium symporter: protein MRSHSFIIAIFVAIGIAFLFPQGTELLPLKTITDIGIGLIFLFYGLKLSPAEFRAGVLNYKIHIIIHLTTFVVFPLLCLACLPLFEDGLRSELWIALFFLGTLPSTVSSSVVMVALAKGNLPAAIFNASLSGLIGIIATPVWIGFILEKTTDFEFISVLQKLCLQIIVPLAIGLFLQRYLGDLARKFGKQLSLFDKTTIILIIYSSFSNSFSSNLFDTVELDEFFKMLAVVFLLFFIVYFGLGKLSNLFNLKREDKITAQFCGTKKSLVHGSVMVKVIFGNAASTGLLLLPVMLYHSLQLILVAWFAERYRRQG, encoded by the coding sequence TTGAGATCACACAGCTTTATAATAGCCATCTTTGTAGCAATAGGTATAGCTTTTCTTTTTCCGCAGGGAACTGAACTTCTACCTCTCAAGACCATTACCGATATTGGAATAGGACTGATATTCCTGTTTTATGGCTTAAAACTATCTCCTGCCGAATTTAGAGCAGGTGTACTTAATTACAAGATCCATATCATAATTCACTTAACTACTTTCGTAGTCTTTCCTTTATTATGTCTCGCCTGTCTCCCATTGTTCGAAGACGGCCTAAGGTCTGAATTGTGGATCGCCTTGTTTTTTTTAGGAACACTCCCATCAACGGTATCTTCATCTGTAGTTATGGTTGCTCTGGCAAAAGGAAATTTACCCGCAGCAATATTCAATGCAAGTCTTTCCGGCTTAATTGGAATTATCGCTACCCCTGTATGGATAGGCTTTATACTTGAAAAGACGACCGATTTTGAATTTATAAGTGTGCTTCAGAAGTTATGCTTGCAAATTATTGTCCCACTCGCCATTGGACTGTTCCTTCAACGCTATTTAGGTGATTTAGCCAGAAAGTTTGGAAAACAATTAAGCCTGTTTGATAAGACCACAATAATACTAATTATATATTCCAGCTTTAGCAATTCATTCAGTTCAAACCTTTTTGATACGGTAGAATTAGATGAGTTCTTTAAAATGCTCGCAGTTGTTTTTCTTCTCTTTTTTATTGTATACTTTGGTTTAGGCAAATTAAGCAACCTCTTTAATCTGAAAAGAGAAGATAAGATAACCGCGCAATTTTGTGGTACAAAAAAATCTCTGGTTCACGGAAGTGTAATGGTAAAAGTAATCTTTGGAAATGCCGCCAGCACAGGACTACTATTGCTCCCAGTAATGTTATACCATTCTCTGCAACTCATCCTGGTTGCGTGGTTTGCCGAAAGATACCGAAGACAGGGTTAG
- a CDS encoding DUF423 domain-containing protein has translation MKETVLIFGGVFGALAVVLGAFGAHALKRSFNADQLKSFETGVKYQLYHAFLLIISGIVFPFMEITQTLTAWFLIIGVILFSFSIYGLCWSGSRGRKISILGPITPIGGLFLILGWIFFTISIAKIASYL, from the coding sequence ATGAAGGAAACGGTACTGATTTTTGGTGGTGTATTTGGTGCTCTTGCAGTTGTACTGGGTGCTTTTGGTGCACATGCTTTAAAACGATCTTTCAATGCAGATCAGTTAAAAAGTTTTGAAACGGGAGTGAAATATCAATTGTATCATGCTTTTTTACTTATCATTTCCGGTATTGTTTTCCCTTTTATGGAAATAACTCAAACCCTTACAGCTTGGTTTCTGATTATTGGGGTAATATTGTTTTCTTTTAGTATTTATGGACTGTGTTGGTCCGGATCCCGGGGTAGAAAAATTAGTATCCTCGGCCCTATAACTCCAATCGGCGGCCTGTTCTTAATTCTTGGATGGATTTTCTTTACGATTAGTATTGCGAAAATCGCTTCTTACCTATAA
- a CDS encoding 6-phosphogluconate dehydrogenase, translating into MKKTLIYILGGIFILGLLYYAFIYFVPYSEGTRSGELIKFSRKGVISKTWEGEISQGISGAQIFEFSVLDRDDDVIQKLQQYEGNYVRLTYVERFATFFFWGDTKYFITEVEKSESPHFRN; encoded by the coding sequence ATGAAGAAGACACTTATTTACATACTTGGAGGAATATTTATTTTAGGACTGTTATATTATGCCTTTATATATTTCGTACCCTATAGTGAAGGAACACGAAGCGGTGAATTGATTAAATTCAGCAGGAAAGGTGTGATCTCAAAAACCTGGGAAGGAGAAATTAGTCAAGGAATTAGCGGAGCTCAGATCTTTGAGTTTTCGGTACTTGACAGGGATGATGATGTAATTCAGAAATTACAACAATATGAAGGAAATTATGTGCGTCTCACCTATGTTGAGCGTTTTGCCACTTTTTTCTTCTGGGGTGACACCAAATATTTCATAACCGAAGTAGAGAAATCTGAAAGCCCACATTTTAGAAATTAA